CCCGGGACCGGGTATGTTGGGTGTAGTCATATACCGGCTTTTCGATGGGCTTCCTCTCTAGCAGCTGGTTCAAGTGCGAAATGAGGAGATCGTGGTCAAAGGCGAGCGGATGGTCATAGTTGGTTTTTTTCCGCTCTTCCATCGGCAGATGGGATTGGTCCCTGTAATAGGCGTCCTGCTCGATGACGGCGACGCACCCTTCGAGACGATCACAGACATTGCGGACCACGGTCGTTTTTCCGGATCCGCTTCCGCCGGCCACGCCGATGATGACGGGTCGTTTCATGGTCCGATTCCTTCCTGTCGGTTTCTCCTAAAGGATATACCCCCAGCATCGTAGCAATTTTACCGGGAGTTTTCAAGGCGGTCGATTAGCGTCGGCGTTTTTGATCGATGGGAAAACTTCGCCTCGCAACCGGCGAAAAAATGGCGGAACCGATTTCCAACGGTTCCGCCCGGTGAAGGCAGATTATTGTGGGGTCTTTCCGGTGGAGATGGCGAGTCGGTTCCAGGCGTTGATCGCATTGATGGCCATGATCAGGATCACATATTCCGTCTCGTCAAAGTGCTTCCGCACTTCTTTATACACTTCCTCGGGAACCCCGTCCTCGTGAATCCGCGTGACCGCCTCGGTCAAGGCCAGAGCGGCCCGTTCCTTCTCCGTGTAAAAGGGAGCTTCTCTCCAGGCATTCAGCAAATAGATCCGCTGTTCCGTTTCTCCGAGCTTTCGGGCATCCCGGGTGTGCATGTTGAGACAGAAGGCGCAGCCGTTGATTTGAGATGCTCGGATTTTTATCAATTCATACAGCTGATGATCCAGATTTTGACGAACGAAGTTTTCCAACTGCATCATGACGGTGTACGCATCTGGACAGGCTTTTTGTGGGTCGAAACGCATTCTTTCCCCTCCCGAATTATCTTTGTGGAAGCCGCTCCTTATAAAAACCGCCGGTCGTTCGATGAATGCAGGAAATCACCACCTTTATATGTATTGGAGATAGATATTATCCATAATTGAGAGTAAAAAAATTACTTGTCATAAGCGTTTCGAAACCATTCTCTGGACGCGGTCTTTATGTTTTCCGGCAGCTCTTGCTCCAGGGTTTGCTTCAGCCACATCAGGTTTTTTTCCTTCAGGTAGTCCCGCATCTGTTGTTCGGCCTCCAACATGATTCTGTTGATGTGGCAGGGGGCCGACTTCAGAGAGGGGGGCATCCCGTTTTCCCGATAGAGGATGCATTTGTCGAGAATATTTCTGCATTGGAAAATGGGTTTCGGCCCTTCAATCGCCTCCACCACATCCCAAAAGGAGATCTCCTCGGGAGGTTTTGCCAGTTCGTAACCACCCTTTACTCCCGGGGTGGAACGGACAATCCCGGCTTTGGCCAGCCTGGAGAAGATCTTTGAAAGATAGGACTCGGAGGCTCCCTGGAAGGCGGCCAGCTCTTTGATCCCGATGGGCTGATCGACGGGGGGATCAACGAGATGGACCAAACAGTGCAAGGCATATTCAACACCGATGCTGTAATGCATGTCACCACAACTCCGACACTATTATGGATAATATCTATCCATAATATACATTGCGTCTTTGCCGATGTCAATGAGCATTGCCGGGGATGCAGACGACGGGCGGCTCGATTTCCATGCCGGACACACAATTGCCCCATCCTTTTGTGAAATATATCACAAATGTTTTTTTGAACTTCTTTTATACTGAAAGTGTGAAGGGGATCCGCTTCACAATTCAAAATCGGGGGCTGAGCAACCATGCTCCGTTTTTTGCGGGAAAGCGCTGTAGCCAGCTTTGTGTTGTTGGTGATCAGGCTGTATCTCGGGTATGCGTGGTTGGCGGCAGGCTGGGAAAAAATTGTGGGCGGATTTGATGCTACGGGATTTTTGCACGGTGCGATCGAGAAAGCGGTTGGGGAACATCCGGCCGTTCAAGGATGGTGGGCCGCATTCCTGGAAGGTTTTGCGATAACGAACGTGGAATTGTTTAACTTCCTTGTGCCGTGGGGGGAATTCCTGGTCGGTCTGGGATTGATCCTCGGCTGTCTCACCACCGCCGCAACCTTCTTCGGAATGGTCATGAACTTTGCATTTCTGTTCAGCGGCACCACCAGCACCAACCCGCAGATGCTTCTGCTCAGCATCTTCATCATCGTCGCGGGTGCCAATGCCGGCAAGATCGGACTCGACTACTATCTCCTTCCTTATATCCGAAAACTGACCGCTCAAATCTTTCATACGCCGAAACGACCCCTTCGGACCTGAGGATGAAAAACAAGGGTCGATCTTACATGTTGGCGGCGCCGTATCCTGCGGGATGCGGCGCCGCTTTTGCCTGGCAGATCTTGCGGCGGGAAAGGGTTTGAGGCCCGCCCTCTTTTGCGGAAGCGACGGATTTTCCGCCGCAATCTTCGGACGATCCAACAAAGGGATGAAGAATGAAGGTTGTCATGGGCTGTGGAACAGACTATGATTGACAGGGGTAATTCATTGCGGGCGGTTAGGGAGGGAACATCATGGATCGACTGTTCGGGTTGAAGGAACGGGGAACGACGGTGCGAACCGAGATCCTCGCCGGCATGACCACCTTTCTGACGATGGTGTACATCGTGGTGGTGAACCCGTCCATCCTCGAGCAGGCGGGGATGGATTTCGGCGCCGTTTTTGTGGCGACGGTGTTTGCTTCCGTAATCGGTACGCTGATCATGGGATTGTTTGCCAACTACCCGATCGCCATCGCCCCCGGGATGGGTCTGAACGCCTATTTCGCTTTCAGCGTGGTGGGACAGACGGGCGTTCGTTGGGAGACGGCGATGGGCGCCGTACTGGTGGCCGGCGTCATTTTTCTCCTTCTCAGCGTGACTCCCTTCCGTGAAGGGTTGATCCGGGCGATTCCGGACAGCCTGAAGCACGGCATCACGGCGGGCATCGGGCTGTTCATCGCCTTCATCGGGCTGAAGTCCGCAGGCGTGATCGTGGGAGATAAAGTGAATCTGGTGGGGCTCGGCGATATGCACGAGCCGATGACGCTGCTCAGCCTGGCGGGATTGTTCGTCACCCTGGTCATGATGACCCTCCGGGTTCGCGGGGCGCTGTTTTTCGGGATGGTTTTCACCGCCTTTTTCGGCTGGGTGTTCGATCTGTTTCAACTGCCGGAGAGATGGGTGACGATGCCGCCCAGTCTGACGCCCACGCTGGGCAAGGCGATTGTGGCGATCCCCGACGTCTTTGCCCAGGGGCTTTACGCCGTCATCTTCGCCTTTCTGCTGGTGACCCTCTTTGACACGACGGGAACGATGATCGGCGTGGCGGAGCAGGCCAAGCTGATGAAAAACGGCACGTTTCCCCGGATGCGGTCGGCCCTGCTGGCGGATGCCGTCGGGATGACCGCCGGGGCGGCCATGGGCACCAGCCCCACCAGCGCCTTCATCGAATCCTCCTCCGGAGTGGCGGCCGGAGGGAGGACGGGACTGACGGCGGTGGTGGTGAGCATCCTGCTGCTTCTCACGCTCTTTTTTGCTCCCGTGGTGCAGGCGATCGCCGCGATGCCGGCCATCACCGCCCCGACGCTGATCATCGTGGGATGCTTCATGCTGGGGGGATTGAAGAAAGTGGCCTGGGACGACTTCGATGAGGCGTTTCCGGCCTTCATCACGATGTTGAGCATGCCGCTCACTTTCAGCATCGCCACGGGGATCGCCTTCGGGTTTATCACCTATCCCTTGCTTAAGCTGGTCCGCGGCCGCTTCCGGGAGATCCATCCGCTGATGCTCCTGTTCATGATTCTCTTCATTTTGCAGCTGGCGTTTTTGCCGGAGTAAACGCTGATCGCCCCCGAGAAGCCGTTTTTTCGTGAACACCACAACGCCGTGGTGTGCGAAAAACGGCTTTTTTCATTGGAGGGGAGGGATTGATGAATCGGGCAAAAAGAGATATACTCGTGACATGCAAAAATAAAAACCAAACGAATGTTCGTATACGGGAGATGGAGAGTCATGGCCAATCAGTGGTCTCAAGGCCGGTTCCGGATCCTCCTGGTGATCACCGCTTTGACCGGGATGACCCAGGGCCTGTTGATTCCCCTGCTGACGACGCTGCTGGAGCAGAGGGGAGTCAGTTCCAGCATTAACGGGTTGAACGCCGCTTCCTTGTATGTGGGCATGCTGTTGACGGCCCCCCTCGTCGGAACGGTGGTTCGGAGGCTCGGGTACAAGCGGGCGATTCTGAACGGACTTTTGGCCACCGCCTGCTGCGCGTTCCTGTTTCCGCTGTTTGACGGCCCCCCCGTGTGGAGCGTTTTGCTTTTCTTGGTCGGGGTGGGGGATTATCTGCTCCACTTTTCGACGCAGTTGTGGGTGACATCCACCAGCCCGGCCGAGTCGCGCGGACGGCACATCACCCTGTACGGGTTTGCCTTCGGGGCGGGATTCGGCC
The DNA window shown above is from Planifilum fimeticola and carries:
- a CDS encoding DoxX family protein gives rise to the protein MLRFLRESAVASFVLLVIRLYLGYAWLAAGWEKIVGGFDATGFLHGAIEKAVGEHPAVQGWWAAFLEGFAITNVELFNFLVPWGEFLVGLGLILGCLTTAATFFGMVMNFAFLFSGTTSTNPQMLLLSIFIIVAGANAGKIGLDYYLLPYIRKLTAQIFHTPKRPLRT
- a CDS encoding NCS2 family permease; this translates as MDRLFGLKERGTTVRTEILAGMTTFLTMVYIVVVNPSILEQAGMDFGAVFVATVFASVIGTLIMGLFANYPIAIAPGMGLNAYFAFSVVGQTGVRWETAMGAVLVAGVIFLLLSVTPFREGLIRAIPDSLKHGITAGIGLFIAFIGLKSAGVIVGDKVNLVGLGDMHEPMTLLSLAGLFVTLVMMTLRVRGALFFGMVFTAFFGWVFDLFQLPERWVTMPPSLTPTLGKAIVAIPDVFAQGLYAVIFAFLLVTLFDTTGTMIGVAEQAKLMKNGTFPRMRSALLADAVGMTAGAAMGTSPTSAFIESSSGVAAGGRTGLTAVVVSILLLLTLFFAPVVQAIAAMPAITAPTLIIVGCFMLGGLKKVAWDDFDEAFPAFITMLSMPLTFSIATGIAFGFITYPLLKLVRGRFREIHPLMLLFMILFILQLAFLPE
- a CDS encoding carboxymuconolactone decarboxylase family protein, coding for MRFDPQKACPDAYTVMMQLENFVRQNLDHQLYELIKIRASQINGCAFCLNMHTRDARKLGETEQRIYLLNAWREAPFYTEKERAALALTEAVTRIHEDGVPEEVYKEVRKHFDETEYVILIMAINAINAWNRLAISTGKTPQ
- a CDS encoding RrF2 family transcriptional regulator, giving the protein MHYSIGVEYALHCLVHLVDPPVDQPIGIKELAAFQGASESYLSKIFSRLAKAGIVRSTPGVKGGYELAKPPEEISFWDVVEAIEGPKPIFQCRNILDKCILYRENGMPPSLKSAPCHINRIMLEAEQQMRDYLKEKNLMWLKQTLEQELPENIKTASREWFRNAYDK